One Halalkalicoccus sp. NIPERK01 genomic region harbors:
- a CDS encoding MFS transporter, whose product MLWGILALAFLLVNVYRLSTAVISGELMDALGTTGAQLGTLHAIFFLVYAVMQIPTGILVDRVGPRLTAAGGAVVMNLGAVWFALATTYGSALGGRFLIGLGGSVIFVSMLRFCANWYRVDEFGTMNGLSFAVGGVGGILATTPFAVAIDLVGWRTTVLVLGLFGLAVAGATAAFVRDSAEQAGLEPIENVPEQPRLSIGEIRSFTARIVSDRWTWVIAVLLYCTGGVNLTLVGLWGIPYVVQVYGISVTAASTITLLGGVGSVVGPPAFGRLSEEVERPTAFVVVGAIAHTSALGLIAVVGDPPLVLVGVAFFLLGSLLGAFVLTYPLIQRRYDDRASGIALGTINGASFFGAASFPTLMGWALDVYWTGDYIDGVRVYTTTGYRVAFGIGAAAGVVSIGCAVWLHRQGA is encoded by the coding sequence GTGCTGTGGGGGATCCTGGCCCTCGCGTTTCTCCTGGTGAACGTCTACCGACTCTCGACGGCGGTCATCTCGGGCGAGTTGATGGACGCACTCGGAACCACGGGCGCCCAGCTAGGCACGTTACACGCGATATTCTTCCTCGTCTACGCGGTGATGCAGATCCCGACCGGGATCCTCGTCGACCGTGTCGGTCCGAGACTCACCGCCGCAGGTGGTGCGGTGGTGATGAACCTCGGCGCGGTTTGGTTCGCGCTCGCGACCACGTACGGCTCCGCGCTCGGTGGGCGGTTTCTGATCGGACTCGGCGGGAGCGTGATCTTCGTCTCGATGCTTCGGTTCTGTGCGAACTGGTATCGGGTCGACGAGTTCGGGACGATGAACGGGTTGAGCTTCGCCGTCGGTGGCGTCGGCGGCATCCTCGCGACGACGCCGTTTGCCGTCGCTATCGACCTCGTCGGCTGGCGGACGACGGTGCTCGTACTCGGGCTGTTCGGGTTGGCCGTCGCGGGCGCGACGGCCGCGTTCGTTCGCGATTCGGCCGAGCAAGCGGGGCTGGAACCGATCGAGAACGTTCCGGAGCAACCGCGGCTGTCGATCGGGGAGATCCGTTCGTTCACCGCCCGGATCGTCTCCGACCGGTGGACGTGGGTTATCGCCGTCCTGTTGTACTGTACGGGGGGCGTGAACCTGACGCTCGTCGGCCTGTGGGGGATCCCGTACGTGGTTCAAGTGTACGGCATCTCGGTGACGGCCGCGTCGACGATCACGCTGCTCGGCGGCGTCGGTTCCGTCGTGGGTCCCCCCGCGTTCGGTCGGCTCTCGGAGGAGGTAGAGCGCCCGACCGCGTTCGTCGTCGTCGGCGCGATCGCCCACACGTCGGCACTGGGGCTCATCGCGGTGGTCGGCGATCCGCCGCTCGTGCTGGTCGGGGTGGCGTTCTTCCTCCTCGGAAGCCTGCTGGGTGCGTTCGTGCTGACGTATCCGCTGATCCAACGCAGATACGACGACCGGGCCAGCGGGATCGCTCTCGGAACGATAAACGGGGCGTCGTTTTTCGGCGCGGCGTCGTTCCCGACCCTCATGGGGTGGGCGCTCGACGTCTACTGGACCGGCGACTACATCGACGGGGTCCGCGTGTACACCACGACGGGGTATCGAGTCGCCTTCGGGATCGGTGCTGCTGCCGGCGTCGTCTCGATCGGGTGTGCGGTCTGGCTCCACCGACAGGGCGCGTAG
- a CDS encoding VanZ family protein, translating into MRGRNRWTAVAVVAGALLVVSVIPVPGAVPEEGGGIPTSVLFHFLGYGTLTATLGLTVLDRSDRVQAAVTAPSGSSAYGALMECLQYPIPYRSFSYFDMLVNAAGAMLGAVALFCALVLSASDEHR; encoded by the coding sequence ATGAGGGGAAGAAACCGGTGGACGGCCGTCGCGGTGGTCGCGGGCGCGCTCCTCGTCGTCTCGGTGATCCCGGTCCCGGGGGCCGTTCCCGAGGAGGGCGGCGGGATCCCGACGAGCGTCCTGTTTCACTTCCTCGGCTACGGGACGCTCACGGCGACTCTCGGACTCACGGTACTCGATCGATCGGACCGGGTGCAGGCGGCCGTCACCGCCCCCTCCGGTTCGAGCGCCTACGGCGCGCTGATGGAGTGTCTCCAGTACCCGATTCCGTACCGGTCGTTCAGCTACTTCGACATGCTCGTCAACGCCGCGGGCGCGATGCTCGGGGCGGTCGCCCTGTTTTGTGCGCTCGTGCTCTCGGCTTCAGATGAGCATCGTTAG
- a CDS encoding 50S ribosomal protein L11 → MAGTIEALVPGGEATPGPPLGPELGPTPVDVQAVVQEINDQTAAFDGTEVPVTVTYEDDGSFEIDVGVPPTAALIKDEAGFETGSGEPQKEFVADLSIDQVKQIAEQKLPDLLAYDLKGAAKEVVGTCTSLGVTIEGENPREFKERLDSGEYDDEFAEEVAA, encoded by the coding sequence ATGGCTGGAACGATCGAAGCGCTCGTTCCGGGCGGCGAGGCCACCCCCGGCCCGCCGCTCGGTCCGGAGCTCGGACCCACCCCCGTAGACGTACAGGCCGTCGTCCAGGAGATCAACGACCAGACGGCGGCGTTCGACGGCACCGAAGTCCCCGTGACGGTCACCTACGAGGACGACGGCTCCTTCGAGATCGACGTCGGCGTCCCGCCGACGGCGGCGCTGATCAAGGACGAGGCCGGCTTCGAGACCGGCAGCGGCGAGCCCCAGAAGGAGTTCGTCGCGGACCTCTCGATCGACCAGGTCAAGCAGATCGCCGAACAGAAGCTTCCCGACCTGCTCGCGTACGACCTGAAGGGCGCGGCGAAGGAGGTCGTCGGCACCTGCACCTCGCTCGGCGTGACCATCGAGGGCGAGAACCCACGCGAGTTCAAGGAACGGCTCGATTCGGGCGAGTACGACGACGAGTTCGCCGAGGAAGTCGCGGCGTAA
- a CDS encoding amphi-Trp domain-containing protein has product MAGEIEHEEELSREDAATYFEEVAEGLRSGEAFTVAVGDISVDIDPAETVEFGVELEDEDEEREFELEIEWERTEDEIEIDAEE; this is encoded by the coding sequence ATGGCTGGAGAGATCGAACACGAGGAGGAACTGAGTCGGGAGGACGCCGCGACCTACTTCGAGGAGGTCGCCGAGGGACTGCGATCGGGCGAGGCCTTCACCGTCGCAGTCGGCGACATCTCGGTCGACATCGATCCCGCGGAGACCGTCGAGTTCGGGGTCGAACTCGAGGACGAGGACGAGGAACGCGAGTTCGAACTCGAGATCGAGTGGGAGCGCACCGAGGACGAGATCGAGATCGACGCCGAGGAGTGA
- a CDS encoding 50S ribosomal protein L1, translating into MADQDIEQAVARALEDAPPRNFRETIDLAINLRDLDLNDPSNRVDESVVLPSGTGQDTRIVVFAEGETAVRAETVADEVLSNDDLEDLGDDQDAAKDLADNTDFFIAEASMMPRIGASLGQVLGPRGKMPTPLQPDEDVVENVNRMKNTVQVRSRDRRTFHALVGTEEMSAEDIADNIDTILRRLYGDLEKGPLNIDSVYVKTTMGPAVEVA; encoded by the coding sequence ATGGCAGATCAGGACATAGAACAAGCAGTCGCTCGCGCACTCGAGGACGCCCCCCCACGGAACTTCCGTGAGACGATCGACCTCGCGATCAACCTGCGCGATCTCGATCTCAACGATCCGTCGAACCGCGTCGACGAGAGCGTCGTCCTCCCCTCGGGAACGGGACAGGACACGCGTATCGTCGTCTTCGCCGAGGGCGAAACCGCCGTCCGGGCCGAAACAGTCGCCGACGAGGTCCTCTCGAACGACGACCTCGAAGACCTCGGCGACGACCAGGACGCCGCGAAGGACCTCGCCGACAACACAGACTTCTTCATCGCCGAGGCCTCGATGATGCCGCGAATCGGTGCGAGCCTCGGGCAGGTGCTCGGCCCCCGCGGGAAGATGCCGACGCCGCTCCAGCCCGACGAGGACGTCGTCGAGAACGTAAACCGGATGAAGAACACGGTGCAGGTCCGCAGCCGCGACCGACGAACGTTCCACGCGCTCGTCGGCACCGAGGAAATGTCTGCCGAGGACATCGCGGACAACATCGACACGATCCTGCGCCGGCTGTACGGCGACCTGGAGAAGGGACCGCTCAACATCGATTCGGTCTACGTCAAGACCACGATGGGGCCGGCCGTGGAGGTGGCCTAG
- a CDS encoding VOC family protein: protein MGATLDHVMMRVSDLEESLEWYGEHLGYEEKDRWEADTFTNVYLGPEEMGEEGAMLELTHNHDGGPEEMGDAWGHIAVRVPEGELEDYYQQMMDEGVEDYRDPESCGGRYAFVKDPDGHEIEIVKRDPEQGALWSIDHTMIRVEDADEALGWYTRKFEYEHTGRWEADSFANYFMKPEGASDEAMALELTYNYGDNTYDLGDAWGHLCVRADDLNDFWDDLMTRDAPDYRDPESCDNEYAFTKDMDDHEIEIIERDPNAESLFPS, encoded by the coding sequence ATGGGAGCGACGCTCGACCACGTCATGATGCGCGTCTCGGACCTGGAGGAATCGCTCGAGTGGTACGGCGAGCATCTGGGTTACGAGGAGAAGGACCGCTGGGAGGCCGACACGTTCACGAACGTATATCTCGGCCCCGAGGAGATGGGCGAGGAGGGTGCGATGCTCGAACTCACGCACAACCACGACGGCGGGCCCGAGGAGATGGGCGACGCGTGGGGCCACATCGCAGTGCGGGTTCCCGAGGGCGAACTCGAGGACTACTACCAGCAGATGATGGACGAGGGCGTCGAGGACTATCGCGACCCCGAGTCCTGCGGGGGGCGCTACGCGTTCGTCAAGGACCCCGACGGCCACGAGATCGAGATCGTCAAACGCGACCCCGAGCAGGGCGCGCTCTGGTCGATCGACCACACGATGATCCGCGTCGAGGACGCCGACGAGGCACTCGGCTGGTACACCCGGAAGTTCGAGTACGAGCACACGGGTCGCTGGGAGGCCGACTCCTTCGCGAACTACTTCATGAAGCCCGAGGGGGCCAGTGATGAAGCGATGGCGCTCGAACTCACCTACAACTACGGCGACAACACCTACGACCTCGGCGACGCGTGGGGCCACCTCTGTGTTCGCGCGGACGATCTGAACGACTTTTGGGACGACCTGATGACGCGGGACGCCCCCGACTACCGCGATCCCGAGTCCTGCGACAACGAGTACGCCTTCACGAAGGACATGGACGACCACGAGATCGAGATTATCGAGCGCGACCCGAACGCCGAATCGCTGTTCCCGAGCTAG
- a CDS encoding GTP-binding protein → MGLEEEIEAIEEEIASTPYNKSTEAHIGRLKAKLADKKEKLENQSSAGGGSGYAVEKTGDATVALVGFPSVGKSTLLNALTNAESEVGSYEFTTLNVNPGMLQYRGANIQIMDVPGLIEGAASGRGGGREVLSVVRAADLVVFVLSVFEIDQYARLSEELYANKVRLDTEPPSLSVIKKGRGGIRVTASDDPGLPEEVIKEVLREHGYVNANVTVREELDVDRLIDSIMENRVYLPSIVTVNKADLIDREYLETVYDDLREHDLDPEEVTFISAEEEKGLEGLKERIWNTLGLMRIYMDKPGRGVDYEEPLILREGSDIEDAMEKLGGEFEERFRFARVSGPSAKHDEQQVGTDHELADEDVVKFILRR, encoded by the coding sequence ATGGGACTGGAAGAGGAGATCGAGGCGATCGAGGAGGAGATCGCCTCGACGCCCTACAACAAGTCGACCGAGGCCCACATCGGCCGGCTGAAGGCGAAACTCGCCGACAAGAAGGAGAAACTCGAGAACCAGTCCTCCGCGGGCGGCGGCAGCGGCTACGCCGTCGAGAAGACCGGCGACGCCACCGTCGCGCTCGTGGGCTTTCCCAGCGTCGGCAAATCCACCCTGCTGAACGCGCTTACCAACGCCGAGAGCGAGGTCGGCTCCTACGAGTTCACTACTCTCAACGTGAACCCCGGTATGCTCCAGTATCGCGGCGCGAACATCCAGATCATGGACGTGCCGGGGCTGATCGAAGGGGCGGCGAGCGGCCGCGGTGGCGGCCGGGAGGTCCTCTCGGTGGTGCGCGCGGCGGATCTGGTCGTCTTCGTCCTCTCGGTGTTCGAGATCGACCAGTACGCCCGACTGAGCGAGGAACTCTACGCGAACAAGGTCCGACTCGACACGGAGCCGCCGAGCCTCTCGGTGATCAAGAAGGGGCGGGGCGGGATCCGCGTCACCGCCAGCGACGACCCCGGACTGCCCGAGGAGGTGATAAAGGAGGTGCTCCGCGAACACGGCTACGTCAACGCGAACGTCACGGTACGGGAGGAACTCGACGTGGACCGGCTGATCGACTCGATCATGGAGAACCGGGTGTACCTCCCCTCGATCGTCACGGTCAACAAGGCCGACCTGATCGATCGGGAGTACCTCGAAACCGTCTACGACGACCTGCGCGAGCACGACCTCGATCCCGAGGAGGTGACGTTCATCTCCGCCGAGGAGGAGAAGGGACTGGAGGGGCTCAAGGAGCGGATCTGGAACACGCTCGGGTTGATGCGGATCTACATGGACAAGCCCGGCCGCGGCGTCGACTACGAGGAGCCGCTGATCCTCCGCGAAGGCAGCGATATCGAGGACGCGATGGAGAAACTCGGCGGGGAGTTCGAGGAACGCTTCCGGTTCGCGCGCGTCTCGGGCCCGAGCGCGAAACACGACGAACAGCAGGTCGGCACCGACCACGAACTCGCCGACGAGGACGTGGTGAAGTTCATCCTCCGGCGATAG
- a CDS encoding class I SAM-dependent methyltransferase family protein, translating into MEVPCVRVPREDGEEARRELADADLIADGYEITVEDGWLYIPVVDPEAVPEGFDVVEREAPDRETQTAPADLLGFDPSYERLGDIVILDEDDPERAARIARAVVESDLPVETVLNKASKVKGETRVREWDLLEGEGTETVHREYGFEYALDLAAVYFSPRLATERHRVTEQVGEHEHVFDMFAGVGPFAIPAAARGARVVGVDVNERAVEYLRENARRNGVADRVTAIHGDVRDVVAGTSDERWSSDGVRDVAPEYEGWAGRIVMNLPHSADTFLDTAVSLAGEECVLHYYDIAHDEDPFGPGERAIREVATTDGYDVDVETRRVVRSYAPHELNVCLDVRLSRSA; encoded by the coding sequence ATGGAGGTTCCGTGCGTCCGCGTCCCGCGAGAGGACGGCGAGGAGGCGCGCCGCGAGCTGGCGGACGCCGACCTGATCGCCGACGGCTACGAGATCACCGTCGAGGACGGCTGGCTCTACATCCCCGTGGTCGATCCCGAGGCGGTGCCCGAGGGGTTCGACGTGGTCGAGCGCGAAGCACCCGACCGCGAGACCCAGACAGCGCCCGCCGACCTGCTCGGGTTCGATCCCTCCTACGAACGCCTCGGCGACATCGTCATCCTCGACGAGGACGACCCCGAGCGCGCCGCGCGGATCGCCCGCGCCGTCGTCGAGTCGGACCTCCCCGTCGAAACGGTGTTGAACAAGGCCTCGAAGGTGAAAGGCGAGACGCGCGTGCGCGAGTGGGATCTCCTCGAAGGCGAGGGTACCGAAACCGTCCACCGCGAGTACGGCTTCGAGTACGCGCTGGACCTCGCGGCGGTCTACTTCTCGCCGCGCCTCGCCACCGAGCGCCACCGCGTGACCGAACAAGTAGGTGAACACGAGCACGTCTTCGACATGTTCGCCGGGGTCGGCCCGTTCGCCATCCCCGCGGCGGCCCGCGGTGCGCGGGTGGTGGGCGTCGACGTGAACGAGCGAGCCGTCGAGTACCTCCGCGAGAACGCCCGACGAAACGGCGTCGCCGACCGGGTGACGGCGATCCACGGCGACGTCCGCGACGTGGTCGCGGGTACGTCGGACGAGCGCTGGTCGTCGGACGGTGTTCGGGACGTCGCCCCCGAGTACGAGGGCTGGGCCGGTCGGATCGTGATGAACCTCCCCCACAGCGCCGACACGTTCCTCGACACCGCCGTCTCGCTGGCCGGCGAGGAGTGCGTGCTCCACTACTACGACATCGCCCACGACGAGGACCCCTTCGGGCCGGGCGAACGGGCGATCCGTGAGGTAGCTACGACTGACGGGTACGACGTCGACGTCGAGACGCGCCGCGTCGTTCGCTCGTATGCGCCCCACGAACTGAACGTCTGTCTCGACGTCCGCCTCTCGCGGTCGGCGTGA
- a CDS encoding helix-turn-helix domain-containing protein: protein MSVLVTLEIGTGDFELGRVFSTLDDATTIELEPRVPLPGATIPVVWLENGDHDALEDHIGAHPTVATVEKLERLEERSLYALEWALEYDHLFRYFRDEGVHVLAASGSVERWRFTLRFGTHKALSAFQDYCTSVPIDIEVLSVYNTPEQESDSAFGITQPQREALTLAVREGYYDLPRGCSTDDLAEQLGISDQAVTERLRRAIATLTRNTVMSTTR, encoded by the coding sequence ATGAGCGTGTTGGTGACGTTGGAGATCGGGACAGGGGATTTCGAACTCGGACGGGTGTTCTCCACGCTGGACGACGCGACCACCATCGAACTCGAACCGCGGGTTCCGCTTCCCGGGGCGACGATACCGGTCGTCTGGCTCGAAAACGGTGACCACGACGCGCTCGAAGACCACATCGGAGCCCACCCGACGGTCGCGACCGTCGAGAAACTCGAACGCCTCGAAGAGCGCTCGCTGTACGCGCTGGAGTGGGCCCTCGAGTACGATCACCTCTTTCGGTATTTCCGAGACGAGGGCGTTCACGTGCTGGCTGCCTCCGGTTCGGTCGAACGCTGGCGATTTACGCTACGATTCGGGACCCACAAAGCGCTCTCGGCGTTCCAGGACTACTGTACGAGCGTTCCGATCGACATCGAGGTCCTGAGCGTCTACAACACCCCCGAACAGGAGTCCGATAGCGCGTTCGGTATCACGCAACCGCAGCGAGAGGCGCTCACGTTGGCGGTTCGTGAGGGATACTACGACCTGCCGCGCGGGTGTAGCACCGACGATTTGGCCGAGCAGTTGGGGATCTCGGATCAGGCGGTGACCGAGCGGTTGCGCCGGGCGATCGCGACGTTGACGCGGAACACGGTGATGAGTACCACGCGGTAA
- a CDS encoding phosphatase PAP2 family protein, which translates to MFRGVGEFEPVQGAIPDSLAILVALLTQLGDVWFVTLLFLVLAVRYDGFDRDRIVAAGGLVIGAIALVLLLKDVFALPRPDQPLVALEALWVPFQLVYSLTAYASGYGFPSGHAVVSTATYLSLAAVLPVSTRRRRYAVATALIAVVGFCRIALGVHYLVDVLAGIALSAVFLLLAFRLLARYRSSGARRTVALGLGAALALAAVVVTGAHVEALALFAVAIGLFGLSWRADRPRVAA; encoded by the coding sequence ATGTTCCGTGGCGTCGGCGAGTTCGAACCCGTTCAGGGGGCGATCCCCGACTCGCTCGCGATCCTCGTCGCGTTGCTCACCCAGTTGGGCGACGTCTGGTTCGTCACGCTCCTGTTTCTGGTCCTTGCCGTCCGGTACGACGGGTTCGACCGCGACCGGATCGTCGCCGCCGGCGGCCTGGTGATCGGCGCGATCGCGCTGGTGTTGCTCCTCAAGGACGTCTTCGCGCTGCCGCGGCCCGACCAGCCGCTGGTCGCGCTCGAAGCGCTCTGGGTCCCGTTCCAACTCGTCTACTCGCTGACCGCCTACGCCAGCGGCTACGGGTTCCCGAGCGGTCACGCCGTCGTCTCGACGGCGACGTACCTCTCGCTTGCGGCGGTGCTGCCGGTAAGCACCCGACGACGCCGGTACGCCGTCGCGACGGCCCTCATCGCCGTCGTGGGGTTCTGTCGGATCGCCCTCGGGGTCCACTACCTCGTCGACGTGCTCGCGGGGATCGCCCTGAGCGCCGTCTTCCTCCTGCTCGCGTTCCGCCTATTGGCTCGCTACCGCTCCTCGGGGGCTCGTCGAACCGTCGCGTTGGGGCTGGGAGCCGCCCTCGCGCTCGCGGCCGTCGTCGTCACCGGCGCACACGTCGAGGCGCTCGCGCTGTTCGCGGTCGCGATCGGGCTCTTCGGCCTCTCGTGGCGGGCCGACCGGCCGCGGGTCGCCGCGTAG
- the dph5 gene encoding diphthine synthase, translating to MLTFIGLGLYDERSITVEGRDALRGADRVFMEQYTSRLVGTDVDALEVEHGTEIELRDRAGVEGDPEEMLAAAEREDVAFLTAGDPMISTTHVDLRLRARDRETDTRIVHGTTAEAAASSLTGLQNYRFGPATTLPFPYAHGAEGLPASVTSTVKDNRERGLHTLVYLDIKHERGDYMTADVAADLLSEEYPDILAVAVCRAGSPDPVVAADSIASLATREFGGPLHLLVVPGDLHHIEAEALRAFADAPAELTPLE from the coding sequence ATGCTCACGTTCATCGGCCTCGGCCTCTACGACGAGCGCTCGATCACCGTCGAGGGCCGCGACGCCCTCCGAGGCGCGGATCGCGTCTTCATGGAACAGTACACCAGCCGGTTGGTCGGGACCGACGTCGATGCCCTCGAAGTCGAACACGGAACCGAGATCGAACTCCGGGATCGGGCGGGCGTCGAAGGAGACCCCGAGGAGATGCTCGCGGCCGCCGAACGCGAGGACGTCGCCTTCCTCACCGCGGGCGATCCGATGATCTCGACCACCCACGTCGACCTCCGACTCAGGGCGAGGGATCGGGAAACCGACACTCGGATCGTCCACGGCACCACCGCCGAGGCCGCCGCGAGTTCGTTGACCGGCCTGCAGAACTACCGCTTCGGCCCGGCGACGACGCTGCCGTTTCCGTACGCCCACGGAGCCGAGGGCCTGCCCGCGAGCGTCACGAGCACCGTCAAGGACAACCGCGAACGGGGGCTTCACACGCTCGTCTACCTCGACATTAAACACGAACGCGGGGACTACATGACCGCGGACGTCGCCGCCGACCTGCTGAGCGAGGAGTACCCCGACATCCTCGCGGTCGCGGTCTGTCGTGCGGGAAGCCCCGACCCGGTCGTCGCGGCCGATTCGATCGCCTCGCTCGCGACCCGTGAGTTCGGCGGGCCGCTGCACCTGCTGGTCGTGCCCGGCGACCTCCACCACATCGAGGCGGAGGCGCTCCGCGCGTTCGCGGACGCGCCGGCGGAGTTGACGCCGCTCGAATGA
- a CDS encoding Na+/H+ antiporter NhaC family protein — translation MPDGFGVISVVPPLLAIVLAIASRRPVPALFVGVWSGGVIYTFADSVDRVAAVTGGVVGLDAVLGAVVAAVWGFTQAVQWIVESIGADTFHAQILLFTILLGSGVALIWQLGGSIAVRRAVSDRLDTQRKVGLTAWALGILMFFDDYANTAIVGSVMKDLSDQLRISREKLSYIVDSTAAPVATLGLSNWVAFQIGMVQEGYEIAGIAADAPSAFVTYVGSIPYNVYSIFAILMVALIVLTGRDFGEMLDAEHRSFRTGRVSREGATPMQAIESELGEPSSDDPMLRSFAIPVVALVAVAITGALLTGYAPGASTLDVLGEADWGAALLWGAFAMVFAALAVGFYYRIFSLRSGIEGVIDGFSIMLTAVTILVLAWAISTAAEVLGTGEYVAGIAQGVVSPALLPVVVLFTAAFISFSMGSSWATMGVLTPIAISVAWQLTGSYEAMPVIVGAVFSGAIFGDHTSPISDTTVLSATFTGADLIDHVRTQIYYAGTVGLVAAVCFLLYGYLGLSPVIFLPIGLLLLVGLVYGLSELDARRKGVSPTASAGERAPPSDD, via the coding sequence ATGCCTGATGGATTCGGTGTGATATCGGTCGTGCCGCCGCTTCTGGCGATCGTGCTCGCGATCGCGAGTCGGCGGCCGGTTCCGGCGCTCTTCGTCGGGGTCTGGTCCGGCGGGGTGATCTACACGTTCGCGGACAGCGTCGATCGGGTAGCGGCCGTGACCGGCGGCGTGGTCGGTCTCGACGCCGTCCTCGGTGCGGTCGTCGCCGCCGTCTGGGGCTTCACGCAGGCGGTCCAGTGGATCGTCGAGTCCATCGGCGCGGACACGTTCCACGCCCAGATCCTGCTGTTTACCATCCTGCTGGGGTCGGGCGTCGCGCTGATCTGGCAGCTCGGCGGGTCGATCGCGGTCAGACGGGCCGTTTCCGACCGCCTCGACACCCAGCGGAAGGTCGGGCTCACCGCGTGGGCGCTCGGCATCCTCATGTTCTTCGACGACTACGCCAACACCGCCATCGTCGGGAGCGTGATGAAGGACCTCTCGGATCAACTGCGGATCTCGCGGGAGAAGCTCTCGTACATCGTGGATTCGACGGCCGCGCCCGTTGCGACGCTGGGCCTCTCGAACTGGGTCGCCTTCCAGATCGGGATGGTACAGGAGGGCTACGAGATCGCCGGGATCGCCGCCGACGCGCCCTCGGCGTTCGTGACCTACGTCGGGTCGATCCCCTACAACGTCTACTCGATCTTCGCGATCCTCATGGTCGCGCTGATCGTCCTCACCGGGCGGGACTTCGGCGAGATGCTCGACGCCGAGCATCGCTCGTTCCGGACGGGACGGGTCAGCCGCGAGGGCGCGACCCCGATGCAGGCCATCGAGAGCGAACTCGGCGAGCCGAGTAGTGACGATCCGATGCTGCGCAGTTTCGCGATCCCCGTCGTGGCGCTCGTCGCCGTCGCGATCACGGGGGCGCTCCTCACCGGCTACGCGCCCGGCGCGTCGACGCTCGACGTGCTCGGCGAGGCCGACTGGGGCGCGGCGCTGCTGTGGGGGGCGTTCGCGATGGTGTTCGCGGCGCTCGCCGTCGGCTTCTACTACCGGATCTTCTCGCTCCGGAGCGGGATCGAGGGCGTCATCGACGGCTTCTCGATCATGCTCACCGCGGTGACGATCCTCGTCCTCGCGTGGGCGATCAGCACGGCCGCCGAGGTGCTCGGAACCGGCGAGTACGTCGCCGGGATCGCCCAGGGCGTCGTCTCGCCCGCGCTGCTGCCCGTGGTCGTGCTCTTCACCGCCGCGTTCATCTCCTTCTCGATGGGGTCGTCGTGGGCGACCATGGGCGTGCTGACTCCCATCGCCATCTCGGTCGCGTGGCAGCTCACGGGTAGCTACGAGGCGATGCCCGTGATCGTCGGCGCGGTCTTCTCGGGGGCGATCTTCGGCGATCACACCTCGCCCATCTCGGATACGACGGTCCTCTCGGCCACCTTCACGGGCGCGGACCTGATCGACCACGTCCGCACCCAGATCTACTACGCGGGGACCGTCGGCCTCGTCGCGGCGGTCTGTTTCCTCCTTTACGGCTACCTCGGCCTCTCACCCGTGATCTTCCTCCCGATCGGCCTCCTCCTGCTCGTCGGTCTCGTCTACGGGCTCTCCGAACTCGACGCCCGTCGGAAGGGCGTCTCCCCGACGGCGTCCGCGGGCGAGCGCGCCCCCCCGAGCGACGACTGA
- a CDS encoding undecaprenyl-diphosphate phosphatase, giving the protein MTLREILVAIAAGVVQGFVEWLPISSSGNLSLFLTALGTSPDIAVQLALFLQMGTTLSAAIYYRETIVDAVHDAPGWRPRTAFAGANAETSFVLVATAMTGLVGIPLYLLLIDFASELTGGAFVALIGFLLVLTGLLQRATDVVSLGDRGTPSLVDAILVGAFQGVTILPGVSRSGTTASVLLFRGYEGPAAFRLSFLLSIPAGIGAGLLVLADEGLPTTGVEAVVALVVSAVVGYAMIDAIMRVVHEVEFWLVCVVLGGLAVLGGGLTMLI; this is encoded by the coding sequence GTGACGCTTCGCGAGATCCTCGTCGCAATCGCCGCCGGGGTCGTTCAGGGATTCGTCGAATGGCTGCCGATCTCGAGTTCGGGCAACCTCTCGCTGTTTCTCACCGCCCTGGGTACCTCGCCCGATATCGCCGTCCAACTCGCGCTGTTCCTCCAGATGGGGACGACCCTCTCGGCGGCGATCTACTACCGCGAGACCATCGTCGACGCCGTCCACGACGCCCCCGGCTGGCGGCCCCGAACCGCGTTCGCGGGGGCCAACGCCGAGACCTCGTTCGTGCTCGTCGCGACCGCGATGACCGGGCTGGTCGGCATTCCACTCTACCTCCTGTTGATCGACTTCGCGAGCGAACTCACGGGCGGGGCGTTCGTCGCGCTGATCGGGTTCCTGCTCGTGCTGACCGGCCTGCTCCAGCGGGCGACCGACGTCGTCTCGCTGGGGGATCGCGGGACGCCCTCGCTCGTGGACGCGATCCTCGTCGGCGCGTTCCAGGGCGTGACGATCCTGCCGGGCGTCTCGCGGTCGGGAACCACCGCGAGCGTACTGCTCTTTCGGGGATACGAGGGGCCCGCGGCGTTTCGCCTCTCCTTTTTGCTCTCCATTCCGGCCGGAATCGGTGCCGGCCTGCTCGTCCTCGCCGACGAGGGACTGCCGACCACCGGAGTAGAGGCGGTCGTCGCGCTGGTCGTGAGCGCGGTCGTCGGCTACGCGATGATCGACGCGATCATGCGGGTCGTCCACGAGGTCGAGTTCTGGCTCGTCTGCGTCGTCCTCGGCGGGTTGGCCGTCCTCGGTGGCGGGCTAACGATGCTCATCTGA